One genomic segment of Methanobrevibacter oralis includes these proteins:
- the thiM gene encoding hydroxyethylthiazole kinase, with protein MINKEDLLGKIDKTLINIKSRTPLTHCITNFVTVNDCANAILAIGGSPIMADDADEMEEVVSIADALVINIGKLSKDQIAAMISASKVANKTKTPIILDPVGVGVSNLRNNTALEIINNYNISAIRGNITEIKTIAKLLGIIDENNTAKGVDVCVDDIITKTNLKDNGKIISNLAKKLNAIVLASGPIDLLSDGITTLAIDNGDEMMPLITGSGCMLSSIVGTCIGGSTPLEGTLLAILAMNIAGEKARAKIDEKDEGTGSFRAYLIDYLYKTDSETLINKSNIEIL; from the coding sequence ATGATAAATAAAGAGGATTTATTGGGAAAAATTGATAAAACTTTAATAAATATTAAAAGTAGAACCCCCTTAACCCATTGTATAACAAACTTTGTAACTGTAAATGACTGCGCAAATGCTATTTTGGCAATTGGAGGATCACCAATAATGGCTGATGATGCTGATGAAATGGAAGAAGTTGTTTCAATAGCTGATGCACTTGTTATTAATATCGGAAAATTAAGTAAAGACCAAATAGCTGCTATGATTTCTGCTTCTAAAGTAGCAAACAAAACAAAAACTCCAATCATTTTAGACCCAGTAGGAGTTGGAGTAAGTAATCTAAGAAATAATACTGCTTTAGAAATAATAAACAATTATAATATATCGGCAATACGTGGAAATATCACAGAAATTAAAACAATAGCCAAATTACTTGGAATTATAGATGAAAATAATACTGCAAAAGGTGTTGATGTATGTGTTGATGATATAATTACTAAAACTAACTTAAAAGACAATGGAAAAATAATTTCCAATTTAGCAAAGAAATTAAACGCAATTGTTTTAGCTAGTGGTCCAATTGACCTTTTAAGTGATGGTATAACTACATTAGCTATTGATAATGGAGATGAAATGATGCCACTAATTACTGGTAGTGGATGTATGCTATCTTCAATCGTTGGAACATGCATTGGAGGATCAACACCTCTTGAAGGAACATTGCTTGCAATACTTGCTATGAATATTGCTGGTGAAAAAGCAAGAGCTAAAATAGATGAAAAAGATGAAGGTACTGGTTCATTTAGAGCTTATTTAATAGATTACTTATACAAAACGGATAGTGAGACTTTAATTAACAAATCAAATATTGAGATATTATGA
- the thiE gene encoding thiamine phosphate synthase, giving the protein MNKNDLKLYLVTDNSDDEKKFLNTIEEAIKGGVSLVQIREKTKDTIEFYNLALKVKKITKKYNIPLIINDRIDVALAIDADGVHIGQTDMPCKITRKLIGNNKILGVSASTVSEAQKAEKDGADYIGSGAVFPTSTKDDAPFITKKELKEIVKSINIPVVAIGGITLDNASELKDTGIAGLSVVSAIMSSDNPKIASEKLKAIYCNL; this is encoded by the coding sequence ATGAATAAAAATGATTTAAAACTTTATTTAGTTACTGATAATAGTGATGATGAAAAAAAATTTTTAAATACAATTGAAGAAGCTATAAAAGGTGGTGTCAGTTTAGTCCAAATTAGAGAAAAAACAAAAGACACCATAGAATTCTATAATTTAGCTCTAAAAGTTAAAAAAATTACTAAAAAATATAATATTCCATTAATTATTAACGATAGAATCGATGTTGCATTAGCTATTGATGCTGATGGAGTTCATATTGGTCAGACAGATATGCCCTGCAAGATTACAAGAAAATTAATTGGAAATAATAAAATTTTAGGAGTTTCGGCATCAACTGTAAGTGAAGCTCAAAAAGCAGAAAAAGATGGAGCTGATTATATTGGAAGTGGAGCTGTTTTTCCAACATCCACTAAAGATGATGCTCCTTTTATAACAAAAAAAGAATTAAAAGAAATTGTTAAATCAATTAATATACCTGTGGTGGCTATTGGAGGCATTACACTTGATAATGCTTCTGAATTAAAAGATACTGGGATAGCAGGGTTATCTGTAGTGAGTGCTATTATGAGTTCAGACAATCCTAAAATAGCTTCAGAAAAATTAAAGGCTATTTATTGTAATCTGTAA
- a CDS encoding VOC family protein, whose amino-acid sequence MDYDNFFLPVDNIEKAMDYYEEIIGLKLKFNFKDKGMVAYNVGNNEPAIILKDENIFNDVKPTIWFVVDDVAKKYRELKEKKVNFLSAPYEIGTGNAVEFEDPFGNRFGFTDYNK is encoded by the coding sequence ATGGATTATGATAATTTTTTTCTTCCAGTTGATAATATAGAAAAAGCTATGGATTATTATGAAGAAATAATTGGATTAAAGCTAAAATTTAATTTTAAGGATAAGGGTATGGTTGCTTATAATGTTGGAAATAATGAACCAGCTATTATTTTAAAGGATGAAAATATTTTCAATGATGTTAAACCAACAATATGGTTTGTTGTGGATGATGTTGCGAAAAAATATAGAGAATTAAAAGAAAAAAAAGTAAATTTCTTATCCGCACCATATGAAATAGGTACAGGTAATGCTGTAGAATTTGAAGACCCATTTGGAAATAGATTTGGATTTACAGATTACAATAAATAG
- a CDS encoding phosphoglycerate kinase: MMAGKFNTIDDFDIEGKTVLVRVDVNSPVDPGSRVILDDTRLNLHAQTIKELSNKGAKVVILAHQSRPGKNDFTTLSHHADALSALLNLRVKYIDSIFSNVTKEAIKSMKNHEILLLENVRFFAEETISKSPEEQSKTILVKQLSPVIDYFVNDAFAAAHRSHISLVGFTVNTPSAAGRVMEKELTVIQEALDNVQHPCVFLLGGMKPEDSIEVMENVLKNKTADSILTTGIVGNIVLWASGADIGEVNRQFIISRGHVNMVEKAKLMIDKFGDKIKYPIDAAIELNGERADVSIDELSNEAILDIGVETIACYAKEIRDAKTIFANGPAGVFEDPRFSMGTEDLINAIASSKGFSLIGGGHIAAATAALGCEDQMSHVSSGGGACISMLAGKKLAAVEALKNSKK; this comes from the coding sequence ATAATGGCTGGTAAATTTAATACTATTGATGATTTTGATATTGAAGGTAAAACTGTCCTTGTTAGAGTTGATGTTAATTCTCCGGTAGATCCAGGTTCTAGGGTTATTTTAGATGACACTAGATTAAATTTACATGCTCAAACAATCAAAGAATTATCTAATAAAGGAGCCAAAGTTGTCATTCTTGCACATCAAAGCCGTCCAGGTAAAAACGACTTTACAACACTTTCTCACCATGCTGATGCATTATCTGCTTTATTAAATTTAAGAGTAAAATATATAGATTCTATTTTTTCCAATGTTACTAAAGAAGCTATTAAATCAATGAAAAATCATGAAATTTTACTTTTGGAAAATGTAAGATTTTTTGCTGAAGAAACTATTTCAAAAAGTCCAGAAGAACAGTCAAAAACAATTCTTGTAAAACAATTATCTCCTGTTATTGATTATTTTGTAAATGATGCATTTGCAGCAGCTCATAGATCACACATATCATTAGTGGGGTTCACTGTTAATACTCCTTCAGCTGCTGGTAGAGTAATGGAAAAAGAGTTAACTGTAATACAAGAAGCATTAGATAATGTACAACATCCTTGTGTGTTTTTGTTAGGTGGAATGAAACCTGAAGATTCTATTGAAGTCATGGAAAATGTATTAAAAAATAAAACTGCTGATTCTATTTTAACTACGGGTATTGTGGGAAACATTGTCTTATGGGCATCTGGTGCAGATATTGGGGAAGTTAATCGTCAGTTTATAATTAGTAGAGGTCATGTTAATATGGTTGAAAAAGCTAAATTGATGATCGATAAATTTGGTGATAAAATTAAATATCCAATTGATGCAGCTATTGAGTTAAATGGTGAAAGAGCTGATGTTTCGATTGATGAGTTATCTAATGAAGCAATATTGGATATAGGTGTTGAAACAATCGCTTGTTATGCAAAAGAAATTCGTGATGCAAAAACAATATTTGCTAATGGTCCTGCAGGAGTATTTGAAGATCCTAGGTTTTCAATGGGTACTGAAGATTTAATTAACGCAATTGCATCTTCTAAAGGATTTTCCCTAATTGGTGGAGGACATATTGCAGCTGCTACTGCCGCACTTGGTTGTGAAGACCAAATGAGTCATGTAAGTAGTGGTGGCGGAGCTTGTATTAGTATGTTAGCCGGTAAAAAATTAGCTGCTGTTGAAGCTCTAAAAAATAGTAAAAAGTGA
- the tpiA gene encoding triose-phosphate isomerase, translated as MDRPIVILNYKTYLESSGIKALELAHDLESAANESGITMVAAPQAIDIYRISEETSIPIFAQHIDPVSPGGNTGHNLIDPFIESGISGSLINHSENRMKLADIYEAIKLCKEHEIDSCVCTNNIATSKAISCLSPEAVAVEPPELIGTGIPVSQAQPEIVEETVSQVKDINRNIKVLCGAGITTGDDMKAAIDLGADGVLLASGIIKAKSPKKALLDLVSKL; from the coding sequence ATGGATAGACCAATTGTAATCTTAAATTATAAAACTTATTTAGAATCAAGTGGAATTAAAGCATTAGAATTAGCACATGATTTAGAAAGTGCTGCTAATGAATCAGGAATCACAATGGTTGCTGCTCCACAAGCAATTGATATTTATAGAATATCTGAAGAAACTTCGATTCCAATTTTTGCTCAACACATTGATCCAGTTTCACCTGGGGGGAATACTGGGCATAATTTAATTGACCCATTTATCGAGTCTGGAATCAGTGGTTCTTTAATTAATCATTCTGAAAATAGGATGAAATTAGCAGATATTTATGAGGCCATAAAGTTGTGCAAGGAACATGAAATAGACTCTTGCGTATGTACTAATAATATTGCCACTTCAAAAGCGATTTCTTGTCTATCTCCTGAAGCAGTTGCTGTTGAACCACCTGAACTTATTGGTACTGGAATTCCGGTGTCCCAAGCTCAACCGGAAATAGTTGAAGAGACTGTATCTCAAGTTAAAGATATTAATAGGAATATTAAAGTTTTATGTGGTGCAGGAATAACTACTGGGGATGATATGAAAGCAGCAATAGATTTAGGTGCAGATGGAGTATTGCTTGCTTCAGGAATTATAAAAGCTAAAAGTCCGAAAAAAGCATTACTTGATTTGGTAAGTAAATTATAA
- the twy1 gene encoding 4-demethylwyosine synthase TYW1 → MSLTKEQQKKLEKSGYRFVGNNGHAATKICHWTKQSILDKGVCYKEQFYGVKSHRCLQMSPAVPHCQQECEFCWRDLSYTNTDWDGNYDDPKTIIDGAINAQNNLLCGFFGNDKANREKLAESKTPTNAAISLAGEPTLYPEIDELIAEFNRRNFTTFLVSNGQNVDKLKNLSEDPYQLYLSLDAPTRKTYNEVCRPQIMNGWENLNESLETLASFNTRTCIRTTCVKGRNMINPELYAKLIKKANPKFVEIKAYMCVGYSRERLTLGNMPTFDEVVDFACQIGDECGREITNESEISRVVLLE, encoded by the coding sequence ATGTCACTAACAAAAGAACAACAAAAAAAGTTAGAAAAAAGTGGATATAGATTTGTTGGCAATAATGGACATGCTGCTACAAAAATCTGTCACTGGACTAAACAAAGTATACTTGATAAAGGGGTTTGTTATAAAGAACAATTTTACGGTGTTAAAAGCCATAGATGTTTGCAAATGTCTCCTGCTGTACCTCACTGTCAACAAGAATGTGAGTTTTGTTGGAGAGATTTAAGTTATACCAATACTGATTGGGATGGAAATTATGATGATCCTAAAACCATTATTGATGGAGCAATTAATGCCCAAAACAATTTACTTTGCGGATTTTTTGGAAATGACAAAGCTAATCGTGAAAAATTAGCCGAATCAAAAACACCAACTAATGCAGCTATTTCACTTGCTGGTGAACCTACACTTTATCCTGAAATTGATGAATTAATAGCTGAGTTTAATCGTAGAAATTTTACAACTTTTTTAGTGAGTAATGGTCAAAATGTAGATAAATTGAAAAACTTATCTGAAGATCCATACCAACTATACTTATCCTTAGATGCTCCTACAAGGAAAACCTATAATGAAGTTTGTAGACCTCAAATAATGAATGGTTGGGAAAATTTAAATGAATCATTAGAAACATTAGCAAGTTTTAATACTCGTACATGTATAAGAACAACCTGTGTTAAAGGAAGAAACATGATTAATCCAGAATTATATGCTAAATTAATAAAAAAAGCTAACCCCAAATTTGTAGAAATAAAAGCATATATGTGTGTTGGATATTCAAGAGAAAGATTAACATTAGGTAATATGCCAACATTTGACGAAGTTGTTGATTTTGCATGTCAAATTGGTGATGAATGTG